In the genome of Tripterygium wilfordii isolate XIE 37 chromosome 19, ASM1340144v1, whole genome shotgun sequence, one region contains:
- the LOC119985175 gene encoding cytochrome P450 CYP82D47-like, producing MEYSITTIGAATLVFVVLMYCLYSSSRKDSEKRQPPQAGGALPFIGHLHLLVGSKPAHVALGDMADKYGPIFTFKLGVHRAIIVSNFEVAKECFTTNDKVFADRPIILASEVMCYDLAMFGFSSYGPYWRHIRKIATVELLSNHRLEMLKHVRESEVNASIKEICEISENKNPIEMKRWLGDLNLNLICRMISGTSYAGGARRTKDEKEDKKRCEEAVRAFIELAGTFAVADALPYLRRFDLGGTEKAMKRTAEDLDQILQGWLDEHKKKKKMGISGEDFMDVMLSICDDEATELHSYDSDTIIKATCLNLVLAGADTATVALTWALCLLLNNLDVLKKAQEELDTHVGRGRQVQESDIENLVYLQAILKETLRIYPPTPLNALHISSKDCSVSGYHVPKGTRLFVNIGKIHRDSNVWADPDEFRPERFLTTHKDFDVRGQHHELVPFGAGRRMCPGISFALQVMLFTFAKLLHGFEIASADGEPIDMTGSPGLTNLKATPLELMLSPRLPTHLYN from the exons ATGGAGTACTCAATTACCACCATTGGAGCTGCCACACTTGTGTTTGTGGTGTTAATGTACTGTTTATACTCTTCTTCAAGAAAGGATTCCGAAAAACGACAACCACCACAAGCCGGCGGCGCATTGCCATTCATCGGCCACCTTCATCTCTTAGTTGGGTCCAAACCAGCACACGTTGCTTTAGGAGACATGGCGGACAAGTACGGTCCGATATTCACATTCAAGCTAGGCGTACACCGTGCCATTATCGTTAGCAACTTCGAGGTCGCTAAAGAGTGCTTCACCACCAACGACAAGGTTTTCGCCGACCGGCCGATAATTCTAGCCTCCGAAGTCATGTGCTACGATCTGGCCATGTTCGGGTTCAGCTCATACGGTCCTTACTGGCGCCACATCCGCAAGATAGCAACGGTCGAGCTTCTCTCTAACCACCGCCTCGAGATGCTCAAACACGTGAGGGAATCCGAAGTGAACGCATCGATAAAAGAGATTTGCGAGATCTCGGAAAACAAAAATCCAATTGAAATGAAGAGATGGTTGGGAGATTTGAATCTGAACTTGATTTGCAGGATGATTTCGGGGACGAGTTATGCGGGCGGGGCGAGGAGGACGAAGGATGAGAAGGAAGACAAGAAGCGGTGTGAGGAGGCGGTGAGGGCGTTTATTGAGCTGGCGGGGACATTCGCGGTGGCGGATGCGCTGCCTTATCTGAGAAGGTTTGATTTGGGAGGAACTGAGAAGGCCATGAAAAGGACTGCGGAAGATCTGGATCAGATTCTTCAAGGTTGGTTGGATGaacataagaagaagaagaagatggggaTTTCTGGGGAGGACTTTATGGATGTGATGTTATCAATTTGTGATGATGAGGCAACTGAGCTTCACAGTTATGATTCAGACACCATCATCAAGGCCACTTGCTTG AATCTAGTGTTAGCAGGAGCAGACACCGCTACCGTAGCTCTGACTTGGGCTTTATGTTTGTTACTCAACAATCTTGATGTCCTAAAGAAAGCCCAAGAAGAACTAGACACCCATGTTGGCAGAGGAAGGCAAGTCCAGGAATCAGACATTGAGAACTTGGTGTATCTACAAGCAATCCTCAAAGAAACCCTGCGCATATACCCTCCAACGCCACTCAACGCGCTGCATATATCGTCGAAAGATTGCTCCGTCAGCGGCTACCACGTCCCTAAAGGCACTCGTTTGTTCGTCAACATAGGAAAGATTCATCGCGATTCAAATGTATGGGCGGATCCTGATGAATTCCGACCGGAGAGATTCCTGACAACGCATAAGGATTTTGATGTTCGAGGGCAACATCACGAGCTTGTACCGTTTGGTGCAGGTCGAAGAATGTGTCCTGGAATCTCATTTGCCCTTCAGGTTATGTTGTTTACTTTTGCGAAGTTGCTTCATGGGTTTGAAATTGCGAGCGCAGATGGTGAACCAATCGACATGACCGGAAGTCCGGGATTAACCAACCTCAAAGCTACTCCACTTGAACTCATGCTTTCGCCTCGCCTCCCTACCCACCTTTATAATTGA